In a genomic window of Phragmites australis chromosome 14, lpPhrAust1.1, whole genome shotgun sequence:
- the LOC133890505 gene encoding UDP-glycosyltransferase 76C2-like isoform X1 produces MAGPARRARVVLFPLPFQGHISPMLQLAGALHARGLAVTVLHTFFNAPDPKRHLGFSFVAVPDAIPNAVAATNNGIAKILALNAAMETSGLVRDALASLLKSGEEEEEPRLACLVIDSTLTATQKAATSLGLPTLVLHTGSAACFRLFRSYDMLHDKGYLPETESNLHLPVKELPPLKVRDLFDPSKLPNKEIGQKILNLATETTTNSSGAILNTFEALEARELEMIQDELADRIPAFAVGPLHKLTSVDGAQTSLLNQDRSCIEWLDTQAPGSVLYVSFGSVVHVTQDEFMEVAWGLAYSGRPFLWVVRRGLVLGVEKPELPEGFESMVEGKGKVIEWAAQQEVLAHSAVGGFWTHNGWNSTLESICEGVPMLSSPLFGDQLATGRYVQDMWKIGILLEGVLERVKIEKAVRTLLDENEGMEIRDRARDLRNKVQMCLDSSGSSRQAVDKLSYPNRILLLD; encoded by the exons ATGGCCGGTCCAGCTCGCCGCGCCCGTGTCGTGCTGTTCCCGCTGCCGTTCCAGGGCCACATCAGCCCGATGCTGCAGCTCGCCGGCGCGCTCCACGCGCGGGGGCTCGCCGTCACCGTTCTCCACACGTTCTTCAATGCCCCCGACCCGAAGCGGCACCTGGGGTTCTCCTTCGTCGCGGTCCCCGACGCCATCCCGAACGCGGTCGCCGCGACCAACAACGGCATCGCCAAGATTCTCGCCCTGAACGCCGCCATGGAGACGTCCGGGCTTGTCCGCGACGCGCTCGCGTCGCTCCTAAAgtcgggggaggaggaggaggagccccgGCTGGCATGCCTGGTCATCGATTCCACCCTCACCGCCACGCAGAAGGCGGCGACCAGCCTCGGGCTGCCGACGCTCGTGCTGCACACCGGCAGCGCGGCCTGCTTCCGCTTGTTTAGGTCCTACGACATGCTCCACGACAAGGGCTATTTGCCAGAGACAG AATCCAACCTGCACTTGCCGGTGAAGGAGCTGCCACCACTAAAAGTGAGGGACTTGTTCGACCCAAGCAAGCTCCCCAACAAAGAAATTGGGCAGAAGATACTGAATCTAGCCACCGAAACCACAACAAACTCGTCCGGTGCAATACTCAACACGTTCGAAGCTCTTGAAGCCCGTGAGCTGGAGATGATCCAGGACGAACTCGCCGATAGGATTCCAGCTTTCGCCGTCGGTCCACTTCACAAGCTCACCTCTGTCGATGGCGCGCAGACCAGCCTACTGAACCAGGACCGCAGCTGCATCGAGTGGCTGGACACGCAAGCCCCGGGCTCCGTGCTGTACGTGAGCTTTGGTAGCGTAGTTCATGTGACCCAAGACGAGTTCATGGAGGTCGCATGGGGCTTAGCGTACAGCGGCAGGCCGTTCCTATGGGTGGTACGACGTGGCCTCGTCCTTGGGGTGGAGAAACCAGAGCTCCCCGAAGGATTCGAGTCCATGGTGGAGGGTAAGGGCAAGGTGATCGAGTGGGCCGCACAACAGGAGGTGCTAGCCCACTCTGCCGTTGGTGGCTTCTGGACTCACAACGGGTGGAACTCCACCCTGGAGAGCATCTGCGAGGGGGTGCCGATGCTGTCGAGTCCGCTCTTCGGAGACCAGCTAGCAACCGGAAGGTACGTGCAGGACATGTGGAAGATAGGGATTTTGCTGGAGGGTGTGCTCGAACGAGTGAAGATTGAGAAGGCGGTCAGGACGCTGTTGGATGAAAATGAGGGGATGGAGATAAGAGACAGAGCTAGAGATTTGAGGAACAAAGTTCAGATGTGCCTTGACAGCAGTGGGTCTTCTCGGCAAGCCGTTGATAAGTTG
- the LOC133890504 gene encoding DIMBOA UDP-glucosyltransferase BX9-like produces the protein MAGVQEAREGDKQGWRRPQLRERRVLVFPLPFQGHINPMLQLADVLHARGLAVTVLHTRFNALDPALHPEFAFVSVPDGVPAEVAATGTIIDIIVAMNVAMEASPAVGEALASVLADEGQPRAACLFIDANLLAVQKAAAALGLPTLVLRTGSAACLGCFFAYPMLYQKGYLPPQESQLYMPVNELPPLRVRDLFTSSKNSHEKVRRVLARITETVKYCSGLVINTCETLETTELQRIRDELDLPVVLAAGPLHKLSSKSTGSSLLDQDYSCIEWLDTQLSRSVLYVSFGSLASMDSHEFMEVAWGLANSGHPFLWVVRPGLVQDLDGLDFPDGFEIAIEGRGNVIRWAPQQEVLAHNAVGGFLTHSGWNSTLESISEGVPMICRPQSADQMMNARYVEDTWGVGFELEGKLERGKIESAIRKLMNGKEGADMRDRAKELKKKVADCLESCGSSQIAVDKLVSYILSL, from the exons ATGGCCGGCGTCCAAGAAGCTCGCGAAGGCGACAAGCAAGGCTGGCGGAGGCCGCAGCTGCGCGAGCGGCGTGTGCTGGTGTTCCCGCTGCCGTTCCAGGGCCACATTAACCCGATGCTGCAGCTGGCCGACGTGCTCCACGCGCGGGGCCTCGCCGTCACCGTGCTCCACACACGCTTCAACGCGCTGGACCCCGCGCTCCACCCGGAGTTCGCGTTCGTCTCCGTGCCCGATGGCGTCCCCGCCGAAGTCGCCGCCACGGGGACCATCATCGATATCATCGTCGCCATGAACGTTGCCATGGAGGCGTCGCCGGCCGTCGGCGAAGCCTTGGCGTCGGTGCTAGCGGACGAGGGGCAGCCCCGCGCCGCCTGCCTCTTCATCGACGCCAACCTCCTCGCAGTGCAGAAGGCCGCCGCGGCGCTCGGACTACCGACGCTTGTGTTGCGCACCGGGAGCGCGGCCTGCTTGGGATGCTTCTTCGCCTACCCCATGCTTTACCAGAAGGGCTATCTGCCTCCCCAAG AGTCGCAACTCTACATGCCGGTGAATGAATTGCCACCATTACGAGTAAGGGACCTCTTCACTTCAAGCAAAAACAGCCATGAAAAAGTGCGCAGAGTCCTCGCTCGAATAACTGAAACAGTGAAATACTGCTCTGGTCTAGTCATCAACACATGTGAAACTCTAGAGACCACTGAGTTACAGAGGATTCGTGATGAGCTTGACCTCCCTGTGGTACTCGCTGCCGGCCCTCTCCACAAGCTCTCCTCTAAGAGCACCGGAAGCAGCTTACTGGACCAAGACTATAGCTGTATCGAGTGGCTGGACACGCAACTCTCGAGATCCGTGCTGTACGTTAGCTTCGGGAGCTTGGCATCCATGGACTCCCATGAATTCATGGAGGTGGCTTGGGGTTTGGCGAACAGTGGCCATCCTTTTCTATGGGTTGTTCGACCGGGCTTGGTACAAGATTTGGATGGTCTAGATTTCCCAGATGGCTTTGAGATTGCAATTGAGGGCAGGGGCAACGTGATTCGATGGGCACCGCAACAAGAGGTGCTAGCCCACAATGCAGTGGGTGGATTCTTGACCCACAGCGGGTGGAACTCGACGCTAGAGAGCATTAGTGAGGGAGTTCCAATGATATGCAGGCCCCAGAGTGCAGATCAGATGATGAACGCAAGGTATGTAGAGGACACCTGGGGCGTTGGGTTCGAGCTGGAAGGTAAGTTGGAGAGAGGAAAAATCGAGAGTGCTATTAGGAAGCTAATGAATGGGAAGGAAGGAGCTGACATGAGGGACAGagcaaaagagcttaagaagaAAGTAGCAGACTGCTTGGAAAGCTGTGGGTCTTCTCAGATTGCCGTTGACAAGTTAGTCAGCTACATATTATCTCTGTGA
- the LOC133890505 gene encoding UDP-glycosyltransferase 76C2-like isoform X2: MAGPARRARVVLFPLPFQGHISPMLQLAGALHARGLAVTVLHTFFNAPDPKRHLGFSFVAVPDAIPNAVAATNNGIAKILALNAAMETSGLVRDALASLLKSGEEEEEPRLACLVIDSTLTATQKAATSLGLPTLVLHTGSAACFRLFRSYDMLHDKGYLPETESNLHLPVKELPPLKVRDLFDPSKLPNKEIGQKILNLATETTTNSSGAILNTFEALEARELEMIQDELADRIPAFAVGPLHKLTSVDGAQTSLLNQDRSCIEWLDTQAPGSVLYVSFGSVVHVTQDEFMEVAWGLAYSGRPFLWVVRRGLVLGVEKPELPEGFESMVEGKGKVIEWAAQQEVLAHSAVGGFWTHNGWNSTLESICEGVPMLSSPLFGDQLATGRYVQDMWKIGILLEGVLERVKIEKAVRTLLDENEGMEIRDRARDLRNKVQMCLDSSGSSRQAVDKLVHHILSL; this comes from the exons ATGGCCGGTCCAGCTCGCCGCGCCCGTGTCGTGCTGTTCCCGCTGCCGTTCCAGGGCCACATCAGCCCGATGCTGCAGCTCGCCGGCGCGCTCCACGCGCGGGGGCTCGCCGTCACCGTTCTCCACACGTTCTTCAATGCCCCCGACCCGAAGCGGCACCTGGGGTTCTCCTTCGTCGCGGTCCCCGACGCCATCCCGAACGCGGTCGCCGCGACCAACAACGGCATCGCCAAGATTCTCGCCCTGAACGCCGCCATGGAGACGTCCGGGCTTGTCCGCGACGCGCTCGCGTCGCTCCTAAAgtcgggggaggaggaggaggagccccgGCTGGCATGCCTGGTCATCGATTCCACCCTCACCGCCACGCAGAAGGCGGCGACCAGCCTCGGGCTGCCGACGCTCGTGCTGCACACCGGCAGCGCGGCCTGCTTCCGCTTGTTTAGGTCCTACGACATGCTCCACGACAAGGGCTATTTGCCAGAGACAG AATCCAACCTGCACTTGCCGGTGAAGGAGCTGCCACCACTAAAAGTGAGGGACTTGTTCGACCCAAGCAAGCTCCCCAACAAAGAAATTGGGCAGAAGATACTGAATCTAGCCACCGAAACCACAACAAACTCGTCCGGTGCAATACTCAACACGTTCGAAGCTCTTGAAGCCCGTGAGCTGGAGATGATCCAGGACGAACTCGCCGATAGGATTCCAGCTTTCGCCGTCGGTCCACTTCACAAGCTCACCTCTGTCGATGGCGCGCAGACCAGCCTACTGAACCAGGACCGCAGCTGCATCGAGTGGCTGGACACGCAAGCCCCGGGCTCCGTGCTGTACGTGAGCTTTGGTAGCGTAGTTCATGTGACCCAAGACGAGTTCATGGAGGTCGCATGGGGCTTAGCGTACAGCGGCAGGCCGTTCCTATGGGTGGTACGACGTGGCCTCGTCCTTGGGGTGGAGAAACCAGAGCTCCCCGAAGGATTCGAGTCCATGGTGGAGGGTAAGGGCAAGGTGATCGAGTGGGCCGCACAACAGGAGGTGCTAGCCCACTCTGCCGTTGGTGGCTTCTGGACTCACAACGGGTGGAACTCCACCCTGGAGAGCATCTGCGAGGGGGTGCCGATGCTGTCGAGTCCGCTCTTCGGAGACCAGCTAGCAACCGGAAGGTACGTGCAGGACATGTGGAAGATAGGGATTTTGCTGGAGGGTGTGCTCGAACGAGTGAAGATTGAGAAGGCGGTCAGGACGCTGTTGGATGAAAATGAGGGGATGGAGATAAGAGACAGAGCTAGAGATTTGAGGAACAAAGTTCAGATGTGCCTTGACAGCAGTGGGTCTTCTCGGCAAGCCGTTGATAAGTTGGTACATCACATACTTTCTCTTTGA